A stretch of Campylobacter gracilis DNA encodes these proteins:
- a CDS encoding YfhL family 4Fe-4S dicluster ferredoxin: protein MSLLITKECISCDACREECPNEAIFEDEPIYIIDADRCCECVDDYSEPACIVVCPVECIITDPDNIETADELKYKHVHMEI from the coding sequence ATGTCATTGTTGATTACAAAAGAATGCATCAGTTGCGACGCTTGCCGCGAGGAATGCCCTAATGAAGCTATTTTTGAGGATGAGCCGATATACATCATAGACGCCGATCGATGTTGCGAGTGCGTAGATGATTACTCTGAGCCTGCTTGCATCGTGGTCTGCCCGGTCGAGTGTATCATCACCGATCCCGATAATATCGAGACGGCGGACGAGCTGAAATACAAACACGTCCATATGGAAATTTAA
- a CDS encoding sensor histidine kinase translates to MLIVIFSVMLYNYMRITIFETPVQNLIQRAQKIVEASMPPEKISSFLQNTPGEYESKIIENESINKPKFIESSEDGRSYLQLHYPYGKDKILSIKADVSVYANIVNQILIDIILVNLTMIFLVVFYAMFLSRMLLMPIKLISQRLASVDEKFLKPIDAAEIPSEFSPLSNSINRLLERIETFILYQKELFIGIAHELKTPLAVMKTKNEVTLIKPRESDKYIEALKNNNDSIDSMNKMISSILEIGRQEGAQFEAPEQTDMIAYLRELCVGFKILARTAGKDLTMDLKPEQLEISVQKSLFMHVIQNFIQNAIKFSPDGEKVLIESGISEGNFIVRVANKGEPLNEEIDYFAPFKRYGGKPGAGLGLFLAKNAAQAMGAQVDLKNDKARSLIVAIFKLPLKNLRNSPKFRYFKTK, encoded by the coding sequence ATGCTAATTGTCATTTTTTCGGTAATGCTCTATAATTATATGAGAATTACCATCTTCGAAACTCCAGTTCAAAATTTAATCCAAAGAGCGCAAAAAATCGTAGAAGCCTCCATGCCGCCTGAGAAAATTTCATCTTTTTTGCAAAACACGCCGGGCGAATACGAAAGCAAAATCATCGAAAACGAAAGTATCAATAAACCTAAATTTATCGAAAGCTCCGAGGATGGCAGGAGCTATTTACAGCTGCACTACCCTTATGGTAAGGATAAAATTTTAAGTATCAAAGCAGACGTGAGCGTCTATGCAAACATCGTAAATCAAATACTCATCGACATAATTTTAGTAAATTTGACTATGATATTTTTGGTGGTATTTTACGCGATGTTTCTCTCGCGCATGCTGCTGATGCCAATTAAGCTGATCAGCCAAAGGCTCGCCTCGGTGGATGAAAAATTTCTAAAGCCAATCGACGCAGCGGAAATTCCAAGCGAATTTAGCCCGCTTTCAAACAGCATCAACCGCCTACTTGAGCGCATTGAGACTTTCATTTTGTATCAAAAAGAGCTTTTTATCGGCATCGCGCACGAGCTCAAGACGCCTCTTGCGGTGATGAAAACCAAAAACGAAGTTACGCTCATCAAGCCGCGCGAGAGCGATAAATATATCGAGGCGCTTAAAAACAATAACGACTCGATCGATAGTATGAATAAAATGATCAGTTCGATCCTAGAGATTGGTCGGCAGGAGGGTGCGCAGTTTGAGGCGCCCGAGCAGACCGATATGATCGCGTATCTGCGGGAGCTATGCGTAGGCTTTAAAATTTTAGCGCGTACGGCGGGCAAGGACTTGACGATGGATCTTAAGCCTGAACAGCTTGAAATTTCGGTGCAGAAAAGCCTCTTTATGCACGTGATTCAAAATTTTATCCAAAACGCTATAAAATTTTCTCCGGACGGCGAAAAGGTGCTGATCGAGAGCGGAATTTCGGAGGGAAATTTCATCGTGCGGGTCGCAAACAAAGGCGAGCCGCTTAACGAAGAGATAGATTATTTCGCCCCTTTTAAGCGCTACGGCGGCAAACCGGGAGCCGGGCTCGGGCTATTTTTAGCCAAAAATGCTGCTCAAGCGATGGGCGCGCAAGTGGATCTTAAAAACGACAAAGCGCGCTCGCTAATTGTCGCGATTTTCAAACTTCCACTAAAAAATTTAAGAAATAGCCCGAAATTCCGCTATTTTAAAACAAAATGA
- the hsrA gene encoding homeostatic response regulator transcription factor HsrA: MRILIVEDEVTLNKTIAEGLMEFGYQTDTSESFKDAEYYIGIRNYDLVLTDWMLADGNGIDLIALVKQKSARTSVVVLSAKDDKESEIKALRAGADDFIKKPFDFDVLVARLEARLRFGGSNIIKIDDLIIDPDEEKITYLGQEIELKGKPFEVLTHLARHSDQIVSKEQLLDAIWEEPELVTPNVIEVAINQIRQKMDKPLNISTIETVRRRGYRFCFPQKA, translated from the coding sequence ATGAGAATTTTAATAGTCGAGGACGAGGTGACTTTAAACAAGACGATAGCGGAGGGCTTGATGGAGTTCGGCTATCAGACGGATACTTCCGAGAGTTTTAAGGACGCAGAGTATTATATCGGCATTAGAAATTATGATTTGGTGCTAACCGATTGGATGCTAGCTGACGGCAACGGCATCGATCTCATCGCATTAGTTAAGCAAAAATCCGCGCGCACCTCTGTCGTCGTGCTATCTGCAAAAGACGATAAAGAAAGCGAGATCAAAGCACTTCGCGCGGGCGCGGACGATTTTATTAAAAAACCTTTCGATTTTGATGTTTTAGTAGCGCGTCTCGAGGCTAGACTTCGCTTCGGCGGCTCAAATATCATCAAAATCGACGATCTTATCATCGATCCGGACGAGGAAAAAATTACTTACTTGGGTCAAGAGATCGAGCTTAAGGGTAAGCCGTTTGAGGTGCTAACTCACCTAGCGCGCCACAGCGATCAGATCGTAAGCAAAGAGCAGCTGCTAGACGCTATCTGGGAGGAGCCTGAGCTCGTTACGCCGAACGTCATCGAAGTCGCGATCAATCAAATTCGCCAGAAAATGGATAAGCCTCTAAATATCTCTACGATCGAGACCGTTCGCAGACGCGGATATAGATTTTGCTTTCCACAAAAAGCCTAA
- a CDS encoding dihydroneopterin aldolase, whose protein sequence is MIKILIEKLEFGAIIGTLDFERKREQRVWVWAKLGAEEFIDYARVCEYIKAEFREKKFRLVEDALRYFAQEFHSKFRSMDYFYMKILKPEILQDASVGAEIEIKF, encoded by the coding sequence ATGATTAAAATTTTAATCGAAAAGCTGGAATTTGGCGCTATAATCGGAACGCTGGATTTTGAGCGCAAGCGCGAGCAGCGCGTGTGGGTGTGGGCGAAGCTCGGGGCGGAGGAATTTATTGACTACGCGCGGGTTTGCGAATATATCAAAGCAGAATTCCGCGAGAAAAAATTTCGCCTCGTGGAGGACGCGCTAAGATACTTCGCGCAGGAGTTTCACTCAAAATTTCGATCGATGGATTATTTTTATATGAAAATTTTAAAACCCGAAATTTTACAAGACGCGAGCGTCGGCGCAGAAATAGAGATAAAATTTTAA
- the plsY gene encoding glycerol-3-phosphate 1-O-acyltransferase PlsY: MDKLSEILNIIYAALCDPSSKYFLGDEHGILGSGILGILYRTFTAPNFWCYFAAYLIAAIPFGLLIGKYLGGVDIKSEGSGSIGATNVLRVLKTRDPQKAKKLAILTVACDALKGVLPILIARALGFDENVLWGMAVFAVLGHCFSPYLKFNGGKGIATGAGVLACFIPIELIIALAVWFVVGKTVKISSVASLAAALALVIASYVIHPQMPSINTHAPIFLIVFIVFYKHAPNIARLLKGEEKRVV, from the coding sequence ATGGATAAACTTAGTGAAATTTTAAATATCATATACGCCGCTCTCTGCGATCCTAGCTCAAAATATTTTCTAGGAGATGAGCATGGAATTCTAGGAAGCGGAATTCTTGGAATTTTATATAGGACATTTACGGCGCCGAATTTTTGGTGCTACTTTGCTGCATATCTGATCGCTGCGATCCCCTTTGGGCTTTTGATCGGCAAATACCTCGGCGGCGTGGATATCAAAAGCGAGGGCAGCGGCTCCATAGGCGCCACCAACGTCCTTCGCGTCTTAAAAACTCGCGATCCGCAAAAAGCAAAAAAGCTCGCGATCCTCACCGTCGCCTGCGACGCGCTAAAGGGTGTCCTGCCGATACTGATCGCGCGGGCTTTAGGCTTTGATGAAAACGTGCTGTGGGGTATGGCGGTCTTTGCGGTGCTTGGGCATTGCTTTAGCCCGTATCTGAAATTTAACGGCGGTAAGGGCATTGCGACGGGCGCGGGCGTGCTTGCTTGCTTCATCCCTATCGAGCTTATCATCGCGCTTGCAGTTTGGTTTGTAGTCGGCAAGACGGTTAAAATTTCATCCGTAGCATCGCTTGCAGCGGCGCTTGCTCTAGTGATCGCAAGCTACGTGATCCATCCGCAGATGCCATCGATCAACACTCATGCGCCGATCTTTCTGATAGTTTTCATCGTATTTTACAAGCACGCGCCGAATATCGCCAGGCTGCTTAAGGGCGAGGAAAAGCGCGTAGTATGA
- a CDS encoding ATP-binding protein has protein sequence MKTLQENLKLFYLGLENGEPFLYKNKDLTTHALIIGMTGSGKTGLGITLLEEAAIDNIPSIIIDPKGDLTNLALTFPQMRAEDFEPYIDETEAQNKGLSVREYAEQTANTWREGIEGSYQDLARVELLKNSADFRIYTPKSSAGLGISLLSDFEAPKGLNEEDLNNYVGGIATSVLSLAGISSDNLSSPEFLLISQILTYHFNKGEGVSVVDLIAQIGNPPFDKIGVFDVNTFFPSDKRMALAMKINALIASPSFKLWCEGERLNIAKMLFDENGRARANIFSIAHLNDDERMFFVTLLLGEMIKWMRTTSGTSSLRAVLYMDEIYGFFPPNGNPPSKTPMLTLLKQARAFGLGCVLSTQNPVDLDYKGLSNIGTWFIGRLQTAQDKERVISGLSGIGSNPIDKSVLMEKISNLKKRSFLVKNINEDVLRVIETRFALSYLKGPLSNEQISNLMKDKKAEISSVSGAAQGVKSAGAAKPVVSAEISQLYSYGASLELSPYLYASAKMRFCDKGVDFTQQRTYLLALSDVSEIDWSEASTREVANLSGQEQAGSLYGALPSFIAGAKNLNAQLKSFKEWLYRNERLELFSALDLLSKPGESREEFFVRLGDRANEALEAKTDEITAKFEKEKARLEDKISRASEKYEKEKGDVLSRGVDAALNIGGAILGAFLGRSRSAGNISKAISGAKSAHKILNERSEAKNAQNSLNALQDELEVLTQKFEAEVDALKQSLDLKNIKLETKEISPKKTDIYDEKISLLWKS, from the coding sequence ATGAAAACGCTTCAAGAAAATTTAAAGCTTTTTTATCTGGGGCTTGAAAACGGCGAGCCGTTTTTGTATAAAAACAAGGATCTAACGACGCACGCGCTTATCATAGGAATGACTGGCAGCGGCAAAACGGGGCTTGGCATCACGCTGCTAGAGGAAGCCGCGATCGATAATATCCCATCCATCATCATCGACCCGAAAGGCGATCTAACGAATTTAGCTCTTACCTTTCCGCAGATGAGGGCTGAGGATTTTGAGCCCTATATCGACGAGACCGAGGCGCAAAACAAAGGTCTTAGTGTGCGCGAGTACGCCGAACAGACTGCAAATACCTGGCGCGAGGGGATCGAGGGCTCATATCAAGACCTGGCGCGGGTGGAGCTTTTGAAAAACAGCGCCGATTTTAGAATTTATACGCCCAAATCAAGCGCAGGCCTTGGAATCAGCCTGCTAAGCGATTTTGAAGCGCCGAAGGGCTTAAACGAAGAGGATCTGAACAACTACGTCGGCGGTATCGCCACTAGCGTGCTAAGCCTTGCAGGGATTAGCAGCGATAATCTCAGCTCGCCGGAATTTTTACTAATCAGCCAAATTTTAACCTATCATTTTAACAAAGGCGAGGGGGTGAGTGTGGTGGATCTCATCGCGCAAATCGGCAACCCGCCTTTCGATAAGATCGGCGTTTTCGACGTTAATACTTTTTTTCCGAGCGATAAGCGAATGGCGCTTGCGATGAAGATTAACGCACTCATCGCAAGCCCGAGTTTTAAGCTTTGGTGCGAGGGCGAGCGGCTAAATATCGCCAAGATGCTCTTTGATGAAAACGGCAGGGCGAGGGCGAATATATTTTCCATCGCGCATCTAAACGACGATGAGAGGATGTTTTTCGTCACGCTGCTTTTGGGCGAGATGATCAAATGGATGCGCACCACCAGCGGCACTAGCTCGCTACGCGCAGTACTTTATATGGATGAAATTTACGGCTTCTTCCCTCCAAACGGCAATCCGCCGAGCAAAACCCCGATGCTTACGCTGCTAAAGCAGGCTCGCGCATTTGGTCTTGGTTGCGTATTATCGACGCAAAACCCAGTCGATCTCGATTATAAGGGGCTTAGCAATATCGGTACGTGGTTTATCGGGCGCTTGCAGACCGCGCAGGATAAGGAGCGCGTCATTAGTGGTCTAAGCGGTATCGGCTCAAATCCGATCGACAAAAGCGTGCTTATGGAGAAAATTTCAAACCTCAAAAAGCGAAGCTTTTTGGTAAAAAACATCAACGAGGACGTGCTGCGGGTAATCGAGACGCGCTTCGCGCTAAGCTATTTAAAAGGCCCCCTAAGCAACGAGCAAATTTCAAATTTAATGAAAGACAAAAAGGCTGAAATTTCGTCCGTGTCGGGCGCCGCGCAAGGCGTTAAATCCGCCGGCGCCGCCAAACCCGTAGTTTCTGCTGAAATTTCGCAGCTTTACAGCTATGGCGCGAGTCTTGAGCTAAGCCCATATCTGTACGCAAGCGCAAAGATGCGATTTTGCGACAAAGGGGTCGATTTTACGCAGCAGCGCACCTATCTGCTCGCGCTTTCGGACGTAAGCGAAATAGATTGGAGCGAAGCAAGCACGCGAGAAGTTGCAAATTTAAGCGGACAGGAGCAGGCGGGCTCGCTCTACGGCGCGCTTCCTAGCTTCATCGCGGGAGCAAAAAATTTAAACGCTCAGCTTAAAAGCTTTAAGGAGTGGCTCTACCGCAACGAAAGGTTAGAACTTTTTAGCGCGCTTGATCTGCTCTCAAAACCGGGCGAGAGCAGGGAAGAGTTTTTCGTGCGCTTAGGCGATAGGGCGAATGAAGCTCTAGAGGCCAAAACCGACGAGATCACGGCTAAATTTGAAAAGGAAAAGGCGCGCCTTGAGGATAAAATTTCTCGCGCTAGCGAAAAGTATGAAAAGGAAAAGGGCGACGTGCTAAGTCGCGGGGTGGATGCGGCGCTAAACATAGGCGGAGCGATCTTAGGCGCGTTTTTAGGTCGCTCGCGCAGCGCCGGCAATATCTCTAAAGCGATCAGCGGAGCTAAAAGCGCGCATAAAATTTTAAACGAACGAAGCGAAGCCAAAAACGCACAAAACAGCCTAAACGCGCTGCAAGATGAGCTGGAGGTCCTTACGCAGAAATTTGAGGCTGAAGTGGACGCGCTAAAACAGAGCCTGGATCTAAAAAATATTAAACTCGAAACGAAAGAAATTTCGCCGAAGAAAACCGACATCTACGACGAGAAAATTTCGCTACTTTGGAAGAGTTAA
- a CDS encoding methylenetetrahydrofolate reductase produces the protein MLKEKIRNGKSGILLYGIVPPKITSSQDELERLGTAWSQRLGECECDGIVIYDLQDESARTKDERTFPFVHTIDPARYYTQYLHTDKEAIIYRAVGKYDEAEFCEILRHAASGLGVFVGASSKNEECKLHLSRAYEIKRLVAPHLCLGGICIPERHEKSRDEHLKIAEKTADGCEFFITQAVYNVQNAKDFIDDYAALECKKVPIIFTFTPCGSLKTLEFMKWLGISVPDFLQQRLQSSVDILQSSTALCAEMFDFIYKYALAKGVSVGANVESVSTRRVEIEASLSLLKEIRKIILKHENLGFYVI, from the coding sequence GTGTTAAAAGAAAAAATTAGAAACGGAAAAAGCGGAATTTTGCTCTATGGCATCGTCCCGCCTAAAATCACGTCCTCTCAAGACGAGCTCGAACGCCTAGGTACGGCGTGGTCGCAGCGCCTAGGCGAATGCGAATGCGACGGCATCGTCATCTACGATCTACAAGATGAAAGCGCGCGCACAAAAGATGAGCGGACCTTTCCTTTTGTGCATACGATCGATCCTGCGCGCTACTACACGCAGTATCTACACACCGATAAAGAAGCGATCATCTACCGCGCGGTAGGCAAATACGACGAGGCGGAATTTTGCGAAATTCTAAGGCATGCCGCAAGCGGGCTGGGCGTTTTCGTGGGGGCAAGCTCTAAAAACGAAGAATGCAAACTGCATCTAAGCCGCGCCTATGAGATCAAGCGACTCGTGGCGCCGCATCTTTGCCTAGGCGGCATCTGCATTCCTGAACGCCATGAAAAGAGCCGCGACGAGCACCTAAAAATCGCGGAGAAGACTGCGGACGGGTGCGAATTTTTTATCACTCAGGCGGTTTATAATGTGCAAAATGCCAAAGATTTCATCGACGATTACGCCGCTTTGGAGTGCAAAAAGGTGCCGATAATCTTTACTTTTACGCCGTGCGGTAGCCTAAAGACGCTTGAGTTTATGAAATGGCTTGGCATCTCGGTGCCAGATTTTTTGCAGCAGCGGCTACAAAGCAGCGTCGATATCTTGCAAAGTTCAACAGCACTGTGCGCAGAGATGTTTGATTTCATCTATAAATACGCCCTCGCAAAAGGGGTGAGCGTGGGCGCAAACGTCGAGAGTGTCAGCACCCGCCGCGTCGAAATCGAAGCCTCGCTCAGCTTACTAAAAGAGATCAGAAAAATTATCCTTAAGCACGAGAATTTGGGATTTTACGTTATTTAA
- a CDS encoding beta-ketoacyl-ACP synthase III, with protein sequence MKKASMISIAAYAPSQILTNFDLEKMVETTDEWIVKRTGIHERRIAKGESTSDLGMKAAALAIERSGLQKNEIDAIICATISPDYFCMPSTACVIADKLGLNFGITAFDINAACTGFIYLLELAKSLIESGAKKHVLIIGTEKLSSIVDWSDRATCILFGDGAGAAVIAARDDNEIIDIHTASDGSKGDLLITAAPGSVNPLSQKIIDEKLGFMQMAGREVFKIAVPTLSNDVVEILAKNKISPEQVDLFIPHQANLRIIEAVKARLEFSDEQCVLTIGKYGNTSSASIPMAINDAYESGRLKNGSLMLLDAFGGGFTWGSALLKFGGKSVN encoded by the coding sequence ATGAAAAAAGCCTCAATGATCTCGATCGCAGCATACGCGCCGAGTCAAATTTTAACTAATTTCGATCTTGAAAAAATGGTTGAAACGACTGATGAATGGATCGTCAAGCGAACAGGCATTCATGAGCGCCGTATCGCGAAGGGCGAGAGTACTAGCGATTTGGGCATGAAGGCTGCAGCGCTTGCGATCGAGCGTAGCGGGTTGCAAAAAAACGAGATCGATGCGATAATCTGCGCCACGATCTCGCCCGATTATTTCTGTATGCCCTCGACCGCGTGCGTCATCGCGGATAAGTTGGGTTTGAACTTCGGCATCACGGCGTTTGATATAAATGCCGCCTGTACGGGCTTCATCTATCTTTTAGAGCTTGCAAAATCCCTCATCGAAAGCGGTGCTAAAAAACACGTGCTGATAATCGGCACGGAAAAGTTAAGTTCGATAGTCGATTGGAGCGACCGCGCTACGTGCATACTTTTCGGCGACGGCGCAGGCGCTGCGGTTATCGCGGCGCGTGACGATAACGAAATCATCGACATACATACCGCTAGCGACGGCAGCAAGGGCGATCTTCTCATCACCGCAGCCCCTGGTAGCGTCAATCCACTCAGCCAAAAAATCATCGACGAAAAGCTGGGCTTCATGCAGATGGCGGGACGCGAGGTCTTTAAAATTGCGGTACCGACGCTTAGTAATGACGTCGTGGAGATTTTGGCGAAAAATAAAATTTCGCCCGAGCAGGTTGATCTTTTTATCCCGCATCAGGCTAATTTACGCATCATCGAGGCGGTCAAGGCGAGATTAGAATTTAGCGATGAACAATGCGTGCTTACGATCGGCAAATACGGCAACACGAGCTCGGCGTCGATCCCGATGGCGATTAACGACGCTTACGAGAGCGGCAGGCTAAAAAACGGCTCGCTTATGCTTTTGGATGCGTTCGGCGGCGGCTTTACGTGGGGCAGCGCGCTTTTGAAATTCGGCGGCAAGAGCGTAAACTAG
- the plsX gene encoding phosphate acyltransferase PlsX, with amino-acid sequence MISVAIDAMGGDFGCEPIINGVVDALQERKFNAFLVGDEAQIKSFIPQDQGFEKYITYVAASEVFEMKEGATDALKRKESSIFKAVDLVKDGTCKAVVSAGHSGATMSLATLRIGRLKGILRPAIATLMPNSIGGRTLVLDVGAYVDCKPENLFQFAIMGEAYAKEIMGLNAPRIGLLSNGEEDSKGNEVTKETFHMLKKMQNFIGNVEGNQIFDGSVDVVVCDGFIGNIMLKSSEGVASAIGKLIKNETKKSPIAIAGSILMKRVFKIIKKSTDYDEYGGAPLLGVKECVIISHGKSTPKAVKNAIFQALKFADSKINSAIESEISSNEQK; translated from the coding sequence ATGATTTCCGTTGCTATAGACGCGATGGGCGGTGATTTCGGCTGTGAACCGATAATAAACGGAGTCGTAGATGCGCTGCAAGAGCGTAAATTTAATGCGTTTTTGGTAGGCGATGAAGCGCAAATTAAGTCTTTTATTCCACAAGATCAAGGCTTTGAGAAATATATCACTTACGTAGCTGCAAGCGAAGTTTTCGAGATGAAAGAGGGCGCAACAGACGCTCTCAAGCGCAAAGAGAGCAGCATCTTTAAAGCGGTCGATCTAGTAAAAGACGGCACTTGCAAAGCCGTGGTATCCGCAGGACACAGCGGCGCTACGATGAGTCTTGCTACGCTTCGCATAGGAAGGCTCAAAGGTATCTTGCGCCCGGCAATTGCTACGCTGATGCCAAATTCCATAGGCGGTCGCACGCTTGTGCTGGATGTGGGCGCTTATGTGGATTGTAAGCCTGAGAATTTGTTTCAATTCGCGATTATGGGCGAAGCATACGCCAAGGAGATTATGGGTTTAAACGCGCCACGCATCGGTTTATTATCCAACGGCGAGGAGGATAGCAAAGGCAACGAGGTAACAAAAGAAACCTTTCATATGCTTAAGAAGATGCAAAATTTTATCGGTAATGTCGAAGGCAATCAAATTTTTGACGGCTCCGTGGATGTCGTAGTTTGCGATGGATTTATCGGTAACATTATGCTAAAATCCAGCGAAGGCGTCGCAAGCGCTATCGGCAAACTTATCAAAAACGAAACGAAAAAATCTCCGATTGCTATCGCTGGCTCCATCTTGATGAAGCGCGTCTTTAAAATTATCAAGAAAAGCACAGATTATGATGAATACGGCGGTGCGCCGCTTTTAGGCGTCAAAGAATGCGTCATCATAAGCCACGGTAAAAGCACTCCGAAAGCCGTTAAAAACGCGATCTTTCAAGCGCTTAAATTTGCAGATTCCAAAATCAACTCCGCGATAGAAAGCGAAATTTCTTCAAACGAGCAAAAATGA
- the rpmF gene encoding 50S ribosomal protein L32, which yields MAVPKRRVSKTRAAKRRTHYKVTLPIPVKDKDGSWKIPHRINKTTGEY from the coding sequence ATGGCAGTTCCAAAGCGAAGAGTTAGTAAAACTCGTGCGGCGAAAAGACGCACTCACTACAAAGTGACCCTTCCGATTCCCGTCAAAGATAAAGACGGAAGCTGGAAAATTCCGCATAGAATAAACAAAACTACGGGCGAATATTAA
- a CDS encoding YceD family protein, which translates to MKIAFAKISASPVPFEISRDGLKLSGNLKRKDSKFIECKGEIKGKIPYICDRCGKEFDLDINESVNLLLSEGVFNDERHESLDVMEFFGAEVDLDEILRSETEAFKSDYFYCEECKN; encoded by the coding sequence GTGAAGATCGCTTTTGCTAAAATTTCCGCATCGCCCGTGCCGTTTGAAATTTCGAGGGACGGGCTTAAGCTTAGCGGAAATTTAAAACGAAAAGACTCTAAATTTATCGAGTGTAAGGGCGAAATTAAGGGCAAAATTCCATACATTTGCGACCGCTGCGGTAAAGAATTTGATCTTGACATAAACGAGAGCGTAAATTTGCTTTTAAGCGAAGGCGTTTTTAATGACGAAAGGCACGAGAGCTTGGACGTTATGGAGTTTTTCGGCGCCGAAGTTGATCTGGATGAAATTTTAAGAAGCGAAACGGAAGCTTTCAAAAGCGACTATTTTTATTGCGAAGAATGTAAGAACTAA
- the ndk gene encoding nucleoside-diphosphate kinase: MQQTLSIIKPDAVKKDVIGKIIDRFESHGLRIAAAKKVCLSAEDAGKFYEIHKDRPFYKDLIEFMTSGPVVVMVLEGDDAVAKNRALMGATDPKKADKGTIRADFADSIDANAVHGSDSLENAKTEIAFFFAKREIC, translated from the coding sequence ATGCAGCAAACGCTTTCTATTATTAAGCCTGATGCCGTTAAAAAGGACGTTATCGGCAAAATTATCGATCGTTTCGAAAGCCACGGACTAAGAATCGCAGCGGCTAAAAAAGTATGCCTAAGCGCCGAAGATGCGGGTAAATTTTATGAAATTCACAAGGATCGCCCTTTTTATAAGGATCTGATTGAGTTTATGACTAGCGGTCCGGTGGTCGTAATGGTGCTAGAAGGCGATGATGCCGTAGCTAAAAATCGCGCGCTAATGGGCGCTACCGATCCGAAAAAAGCCGATAAAGGCACTATCAGAGCGGACTTTGCAGACAGTATCGACGCTAACGCCGTTCACGGTAGCGACAGCCTAGAAAACGCAAAAACCGAGATCGCATTTTTCTTTGCAAAAAGAGAAATTTGCTAA
- a CDS encoding DUF362 domain-containing protein: MAVKITDICISCGSCIDECPVNAIVDDSDNPSGEDSYYVYADKCVECVGYNDEPACASACPTDGCIVWSDIVAGQPSRDSIGADLRSGDTPVFA, translated from the coding sequence ATGGCTGTAAAAATCACCGATATTTGCATTAGCTGCGGCTCATGCATCGACGAATGCCCGGTAAATGCGATCGTGGACGATAGCGATAACCCAAGCGGCGAGGATAGCTACTACGTGTATGCCGATAAATGTGTAGAGTGCGTAGGTTACAACGACGAGCCGGCTTGCGCTAGCGCCTGTCCGACCGACGGCTGTATCGTCTGGAGCGACATCGTAGCGGGCCAACCTAGCAGGGATAGTATAGGTGCGGATCTACGCAGCGGAGATACCCCGGTATTTGCTTAG
- a CDS encoding peroxiredoxin: MIVTNKAVDFTATAVLGNNEIVEDFNLYKNIGEKGAVVFFYPKDFTFVCPSEIIAFDHRYQDFKSKGIEVIGVSCDSEFTHLAWKNTPVNAGGIGKVQFPLVSDITKDIARSFDVLFGNAVALRGSFLLDKDGTVRHAVINDLPLGRNIDEMLRMVDTMLFTNEHGEVCPAGWHKGDAGMKADPKGVADYLGKNASKL; the protein is encoded by the coding sequence ATGATAGTAACCAACAAAGCCGTTGATTTTACGGCAACTGCGGTTTTAGGCAACAACGAAATAGTCGAGGATTTCAACCTCTATAAAAATATCGGCGAAAAAGGCGCGGTCGTATTCTTTTATCCAAAAGATTTTACCTTCGTCTGCCCGAGCGAGATCATCGCATTCGATCACAGATATCAAGATTTCAAATCCAAGGGCATCGAAGTTATCGGCGTTAGCTGCGATAGCGAATTTACGCATCTTGCATGGAAAAATACTCCAGTAAACGCAGGCGGTATCGGCAAAGTGCAGTTCCCACTCGTCTCAGATATCACGAAAGACATCGCGCGCAGCTTCGACGTGCTGTTCGGCAACGCCGTAGCGCTTCGCGGCAGCTTCCTACTTGACAAAGACGGCACCGTCCGCCACGCCGTCATCAACGACCTACCGCTTGGTCGCAATATCGACGAGATGCTTCGCATGGTCGATACGATGCTATTTACAAACGAGCACGGCGAGGTTTGCCCGGCAGGCTGGCACAAAGGCGACGCAGGGATGAAAGCAGACCCTAAAGGCGTCGCGGATTATCTAGGCAAAAATGCGAGCAAACTATAA